In Dolichospermum flos-aquae CCAP 1403/13F, the following proteins share a genomic window:
- a CDS encoding glycosyltransferase family 2 protein, protein MLNINSSEPLVSVIIPTYNRPEYLKQAINSAVKQTYQNLEIIVSDNCSSENPQALVESFQDSRIKFWRHKENIGMLANQFHGFKIATGKYVASLHDDDMWNEDFLSKLVPNLEANPDLILAFCDQYIIDGDSKINIAATENNTRSYKRDQITPGVHKNFTQIGLIDKSIPTAAACVIRNGVLNWDNIPSEVDGMWDLYLTYLCCISGYGVYYVPEKLTQYREHEQTDTMLSGSRSVQAKIRKGKSEIFCYQTFMEDQRLQEFKSYFKTKWLEANTTLGIGLLRDQKITDARRYFWQTLSEQKFNLRTLVALIISFIPTNLTNKLWKVS, encoded by the coding sequence ATGTTAAATATTAACTCCTCCGAACCTTTGGTAAGCGTGATTATCCCCACCTATAATCGCCCAGAATATCTGAAACAAGCAATTAATAGTGCTGTTAAACAAACTTATCAAAATCTAGAAATTATTGTTTCTGATAATTGCAGTTCTGAAAATCCCCAAGCACTAGTTGAATCATTTCAAGATTCACGAATTAAATTTTGGCGACATAAAGAAAATATTGGGATGTTAGCTAACCAGTTTCATGGTTTTAAAATTGCCACAGGTAAATATGTGGCTAGTCTCCATGATGATGATATGTGGAATGAGGATTTTTTATCTAAACTTGTCCCCAATTTAGAAGCAAATCCCGATTTAATTTTGGCATTTTGTGACCAATATATTATAGATGGTGATAGTAAAATTAATATTGCTGCCACTGAAAACAATACCCGCAGTTATAAACGTGATCAAATCACTCCCGGAGTTCATAAAAATTTTACTCAAATTGGCTTAATTGATAAAAGTATTCCCACTGCGGCGGCTTGTGTAATTAGAAATGGAGTGCTTAATTGGGATAATATTCCTTCAGAGGTTGACGGAATGTGGGATTTATATTTAACATATCTTTGTTGTATTTCTGGCTATGGAGTTTACTATGTTCCCGAAAAATTAACCCAATATCGAGAGCATGAACAAACTGATACTATGCTCAGTGGTAGTCGCAGTGTGCAAGCAAAAATCCGTAAAGGTAAAAGTGAGATATTCTGTTATCAAACTTTTATGGAAGATCAACGGTTGCAGGAATTTAAGTCCTACTTTAAAACCAAATGGTTAGAAGCTAATACAACTTTAGGAATTGGCTTATTACGAGATCAAAAAATTACAGATGCCCGCCGTTATTTTTGGCAAACTTTAAGTGAGCAAAAATTTAATTTACGAACTTTAGTCGCTTTAATTATTAGTTTTATTCCTACCAATTTAACGAATAAACTTTGGAAAGTTTCCTAA
- a CDS encoding GumC family protein, with product MVQTSLNPNINPASETEPGYGQMFAVILRRFPWLLLVLLSSTAIAGIITLKTEPSFKSTMQLLVEPNYQGKKETDNTESQFTDTNVEVDTATQLNLMQSSGLIKKAVDKLKAKYPDLTVMDLKKSLVLTQIKSPEDKVATKIFQVDYTSNDPGKAQKVLQTIQQVYLEYNKQQQNSRLQKGLQVIRDQLRKATDEVTVSEANLQRFRRNQNLIDPDAQAKTVETALNTVQQERQATRSLYEEALAKQKSLQVQLNRSPQNALVSSRLSQSTRYQGLLNEIQKTELALAQERLRFTDDTPGVQKLNEQLQSQKQLLQKEVSRTLGEKTNPAFSSRDNLLEQGQLGQIDLNLTGQLVETQTTIVALIARDQTLATKEKELQAELKRFPSLLAYYNRILPQLQFSRERLEQLLRAEQKLRQELSKGGFNWEVVEEPQEGSQTGPNMRQNLLLGGVIGLMLGGAAAFIREASDDAVHTTAELEKQAALPLLGTTPKLPPARPRESMIKLPFGKPEVLAPWTIQVLQSSPRWESLDLIYKNIELLNKVSDLRSLMVTSALPDDGKSALALGLAMSAARLHKKVLLIDANLRDPNLHKQLNLPNEQGLSSLLESEVNLPNHISVPYSGSSYIDILTAGPIPTDPAHLLSSPRMIQLMAAFEENYDLVIIDAPSVLGLVDAMLTASSCRSVVMMASMGKVTRTQLNQATRMLSKLNLIGVVANGASPSDSTYVPYVKPKQLVLQPVMEE from the coding sequence GTGGTTCAAACTAGTCTAAATCCCAATATAAATCCAGCATCAGAAACAGAACCAGGTTATGGACAAATGTTTGCAGTAATTCTGCGAAGATTTCCCTGGTTATTATTAGTATTGCTGAGTTCTACTGCTATTGCTGGCATCATCACCTTGAAAACAGAACCCAGCTTCAAAAGCACCATGCAATTGTTAGTAGAACCTAACTATCAAGGCAAGAAAGAAACTGATAACACAGAAAGTCAATTCACTGATACTAATGTGGAGGTAGATACTGCTACTCAATTAAACTTGATGCAGAGTTCTGGACTGATTAAAAAAGCAGTTGATAAACTCAAAGCTAAATATCCAGACTTAACCGTAATGGATTTAAAAAAATCCTTAGTCTTAACTCAAATTAAGAGTCCAGAGGATAAGGTTGCCACTAAAATATTTCAAGTTGATTATACCAGTAACGATCCAGGAAAAGCCCAAAAAGTCCTGCAAACAATACAGCAAGTTTATTTAGAATACAACAAACAACAGCAAAATTCGCGGTTACAAAAAGGTCTCCAAGTCATTAGAGACCAATTAAGAAAAGCGACAGATGAAGTAACTGTTTCCGAAGCAAATCTACAAAGGTTTCGCAGAAATCAAAATCTAATTGATCCAGATGCTCAGGCTAAAACCGTAGAGACAGCTTTAAATACTGTCCAACAAGAACGACAAGCAACTCGTTCTTTGTATGAAGAAGCTTTAGCAAAGCAAAAATCTTTGCAAGTACAACTAAACCGTTCTCCACAAAATGCCTTAGTTTCTTCTCGTTTGAGTCAGTCTACCCGCTACCAAGGCTTACTCAACGAAATCCAGAAAACCGAACTGGCTTTAGCACAAGAACGTTTACGTTTCACAGATGATACTCCCGGCGTTCAAAAATTAAACGAACAACTGCAAAGTCAAAAACAACTTTTACAAAAAGAAGTTAGTAGAACTTTAGGAGAAAAGACGAATCCTGCCTTTAGTTCTAGAGACAATCTTTTAGAACAAGGACAACTAGGACAAATTGATCTGAATCTCACAGGTCAATTAGTAGAAACCCAAACTACCATCGTTGCATTAATCGCCCGCGATCAAACTTTAGCCACAAAAGAGAAAGAATTACAAGCCGAACTCAAGCGGTTTCCTTCTCTATTGGCTTATTACAATCGCATTCTTCCCCAACTACAATTTAGCAGAGAAAGATTAGAACAATTATTAAGAGCCGAACAAAAGTTACGCCAAGAACTTTCTAAAGGTGGATTTAATTGGGAAGTGGTAGAAGAACCACAAGAAGGTTCTCAAACTGGGCCTAACATGAGACAAAATCTCTTATTAGGAGGAGTCATTGGCTTAATGTTAGGAGGGGCTGCTGCCTTCATTCGTGAAGCATCTGATGACGCTGTACATACTACTGCGGAATTAGAAAAACAGGCTGCTCTCCCCTTATTAGGAACAACTCCTAAATTGCCACCTGCTAGACCCAGAGAATCAATGATCAAATTGCCATTTGGCAAACCAGAAGTTCTGGCTCCTTGGACAATTCAAGTATTACAATCTTCTCCCCGCTGGGAATCACTTGATCTCATTTACAAAAATATCGAACTGCTGAATAAAGTCTCAGATTTAAGATCATTAATGGTAACATCAGCATTACCAGATGATGGTAAATCAGCTTTGGCATTAGGTCTAGCCATGAGTGCGGCTCGTCTACATAAAAAAGTCTTACTAATTGATGCTAATTTACGCGATCCTAATCTGCACAAACAATTAAATCTTCCTAATGAACAGGGACTTTCCAGTTTATTAGAAAGTGAAGTTAATCTGCCTAATCATATTAGTGTTCCTTACTCTGGATCATCTTACATTGATATTTTGACAGCCGGACCAATCCCGACAGATCCTGCCCATCTTTTGAGTTCTCCCCGCATGATCCAATTGATGGCTGCATTTGAAGAAAATTATGATTTGGTAATCATAGATGCCCCCTCAGTGCTTGGTTTAGTGGATGCTATGCTCACAGCATCCTCTTGTCGAAGTGTGGTAATGATGGCCAGCATGGGTAAAGTAACGCGTACCCAACTTAATCAAGCCACAAGGATGTTGAGTAAGTTAAATTTGATTGGTGTTGTGGCTAATGGTGCATCTCCATCTGATAGCACCTATGTACCTTATGTCAAGCCAAAACAATTGGTTTTACAACCGGTAATGGAAGAATAA
- a CDS encoding NAD(P)H-dependent oxidoreductase, protein MIIVDKALQARAALGKPVKVAMIGAGFMGRGIANQIINSVPGMELVAISNRHIDSAKRAYLEAGIEDIKIVANLADLEEAISENKYAVTEDAMLLCEADGIDAIIEVTGTIEYAAHLVMCAIAHYKHIILMNAELDGTIGPILKVHADRAGVVLSACDGDQPGVEMNLYRFVKSIGLKPLLCGNIKGLQDPYRNPTTQAGFAQRWGQNPAMVTSFADGTKISFEQAIVANGTGMKVAKRGMLGYDYTGHVDEMTKMYDIDQLQELGGIVDYVVGTKPGPGVFVFATHEDPKQRHYLNLYKLGEGPLYSFYTPYHLCHFEVPLSVARAVLFHDAVLAPIAGPVVDVVTTAKIDLTAGETLDGIGYYMTYGQCENSPIVQQENLLPMGLAEGCRLKRDIPKDQVLTYDDVELPEGRLCDQLRAEQTVYFAPAKTLALTK, encoded by the coding sequence ATGATTATTGTTGATAAAGCTTTACAAGCACGGGCTGCATTAGGTAAACCAGTCAAAGTGGCCATGATTGGCGCTGGTTTTATGGGTCGAGGCATTGCTAATCAAATTATCAATTCTGTGCCAGGAATGGAGTTGGTGGCTATTTCTAATCGGCATATTGATTCAGCTAAACGAGCTTATTTAGAAGCAGGAATTGAGGATATCAAGATTGTTGCTAATTTAGCCGATTTAGAAGAGGCGATCTCTGAAAATAAATATGCAGTCACCGAAGATGCTATGCTCTTGTGTGAAGCAGATGGCATAGATGCAATCATTGAAGTGACGGGAACAATTGAATATGCTGCTCATTTGGTGATGTGTGCGATCGCTCATTACAAGCATATCATCCTCATGAATGCCGAACTAGATGGCACAATTGGTCCCATCCTCAAAGTCCATGCAGACCGCGCTGGAGTCGTCCTGAGTGCCTGTGACGGCGACCAACCAGGGGTAGAAATGAACCTGTATCGCTTTGTCAAAAGCATCGGTTTAAAACCCCTCCTGTGCGGTAATATCAAAGGTTTACAAGACCCCTACCGCAACCCCACCACCCAAGCCGGTTTTGCCCAACGCTGGGGACAAAATCCCGCCATGGTAACAAGCTTTGCCGATGGTACAAAAATCTCCTTTGAGCAAGCCATAGTCGCCAACGGCACAGGCATGAAAGTAGCCAAGCGGGGGATGTTGGGATATGATTACACCGGTCATGTGGATGAAATGACCAAAATGTATGACATTGACCAACTGCAAGAATTAGGCGGTATCGTTGATTACGTAGTTGGCACTAAACCCGGTCCAGGAGTATTCGTATTTGCTACCCACGAAGACCCCAAACAACGCCATTACCTCAACCTTTATAAACTCGGTGAAGGCCCCCTCTACAGTTTCTACACCCCCTATCACCTATGCCATTTTGAAGTTCCCCTCTCCGTAGCTCGGGCTGTCCTCTTCCATGATGCTGTGCTTGCACCAATAGCAGGTCCCGTTGTTGATGTCGTCACCACTGCCAAAATTGATCTCACAGCCGGAGAAACCCTTGATGGTATTGGTTATTACATGACCTATGGACAATGTGAAAATTCCCCCATTGTGCAACAAGAAAACCTACTCCCCATGGGTCTGGCTGAAGGATGTCGCTTAAAGCGCGATATTCCTAAAGATCAAGTCCTCACTTATGATGACGTGGAACTACCTGAAGGCAGACTTTGCGATCAATTACGCGCTGAACAAACCGTTTACTTTGCTCCTGCGAAAACTTTAGCACTCACAAAATAA
- the hepA gene encoding heterocyst formation ABC transporter subunit HepA: MDSKFLPSTMKIFQATSLWQNNRVILREFKHFRVVAILAIVFSALAASFEGFGLGFLLVFLQSLTTPGAEPVKTGIGWFDILILGINASATERLYRISALIVVTTCMRASFNYIGQICIQFSEVSLVDNLRKRIFQQLEAQTLNYFSHKKSGELVNILTSEMERIRQIFGGLAFLITRSFTLIIYSISLFILSWKLTIVSILLFSLLAVALSTLNKQIRERSFAITSANDNFTARVLEFIEGIRTIHAFSTQEFERKRYYQASEKIVNTWKSVYWISLIVKPLAESISTLILISMIIVALTTGLMKVSALLTFFFVLFRIIPMTQDLNGVVAFLSTQAGAVENIKDLLKTDDKIYFQNGALRFPGFRRSIDLVSVDFDYSPDQRVLHNITLSIKQGEMTALIGSSGAGKTTLADLIPRFHDATDGYIYIDEVDIRKFDINSLRSQIAVVSQNTFIFNTSVWNNIAYGTPTATEIEIKEAARLANALEFILEMPEGFDTQLGDRGVRLSGGQRQRIAIARALLKNPEILILDEATSALDSVSERLIQESLEKLSVGRTVIAIAHRLSTIAKADKVVVLEQGKIVEQGAYQELLQQRGKFWQYYQIQNEVR; this comes from the coding sequence ATGGATTCCAAATTTCTACCGTCAACAATGAAAATCTTTCAAGCTACAAGTTTGTGGCAAAATAATCGGGTAATATTACGAGAATTTAAACACTTTCGAGTTGTGGCTATTTTAGCTATCGTATTTTCCGCTTTAGCTGCCAGTTTTGAAGGGTTTGGTTTAGGATTTTTGCTGGTATTTTTGCAAAGCTTAACTACTCCTGGGGCTGAACCTGTGAAAACAGGAATAGGCTGGTTTGATATTTTGATTTTAGGAATTAATGCTTCCGCAACAGAGCGATTATATCGAATATCAGCTTTAATTGTTGTTACAACCTGTATGCGGGCATCGTTCAATTATATAGGACAAATTTGCATCCAGTTTAGTGAAGTAAGTTTAGTAGATAATCTCCGTAAACGAATTTTTCAACAGTTAGAGGCTCAAACTCTTAATTATTTTAGTCATAAAAAATCTGGAGAATTAGTTAATATACTCACCAGTGAAATGGAGAGAATTAGGCAGATTTTTGGTGGACTAGCTTTTTTAATCACTAGAAGTTTTACACTGATTATTTATTCTATTTCCTTGTTTATTCTTTCCTGGAAACTGACTATAGTTTCTATTTTGCTATTTAGTCTTTTAGCGGTGGCATTATCCACTCTAAATAAACAAATTAGAGAACGTAGTTTTGCGATTACTTCTGCTAATGATAATTTTACGGCTAGGGTGCTAGAGTTTATTGAAGGTATTCGCACAATTCATGCTTTTTCTACTCAAGAATTTGAGCGAAAACGGTATTATCAAGCCAGTGAAAAAATTGTTAATACGTGGAAAAGTGTTTATTGGATTTCTTTGATAGTTAAGCCTTTGGCCGAAAGTATATCTACGCTAATTCTAATTAGTATGATTATTGTGGCTTTAACCACAGGATTAATGAAAGTTTCAGCTTTGTTAACTTTCTTTTTTGTCCTGTTCCGCATTATCCCTATGACTCAAGATTTGAATGGAGTCGTGGCTTTTTTAAGTACCCAAGCGGGAGCAGTGGAAAATATCAAGGATTTGTTGAAAACTGATGATAAAATCTATTTTCAAAATGGCGCACTGAGATTTCCTGGTTTTAGAAGATCAATTGATTTAGTGTCGGTAGATTTTGATTATAGTCCTGATCAACGAGTCTTACATAATATAACTCTCTCCATTAAACAAGGGGAAATGACGGCTTTAATTGGTTCATCTGGGGCTGGAAAAACCACACTTGCGGATTTAATTCCTCGTTTTCATGATGCGACTGATGGCTATATTTATATAGATGAAGTTGATATTCGCAAATTTGACATTAACTCTCTGCGTTCTCAGATAGCGGTTGTCAGTCAGAACACTTTTATTTTCAATACTTCTGTTTGGAATAATATTGCTTATGGGACACCAACAGCTACAGAAATAGAAATTAAAGAAGCTGCACGATTGGCAAATGCTTTAGAATTTATTCTAGAAATGCCGGAAGGTTTCGATACGCAATTAGGAGATAGAGGTGTGCGGTTATCAGGTGGACAAAGACAAAGAATTGCGATCGCTCGCGCATTGCTGAAAAACCCCGAAATCCTGATTCTAGATGAAGCTACAAGTGCCTTAGATTCAGTGTCTGAGCGGTTAATTCAAGAATCCTTAGAAAAGCTATCTGTTGGCCGCACAGTAATTGCGATCGCTCACCGTCTTTCTACTATTGCAAAAGCAGATAAAGTTGTGGTTTTAGAACAAGGAAAAATCGTAGAACAGGGAGCATATCAAGAGTTACTTCAACAACGTGGTAAGTTTTGGCAATATTATCAAATTCAAAATGAAGTGAGATAA
- the rfbC gene encoding dTDP-4-dehydrorhamnose 3,5-epimerase encodes MIFTSTKLAGAFIIDLEEKPDSRGFFARTFCADEFLAHGLKPTVAQCNLSFNHKKGTLRGMHYQTLPAAETKLIRCTQGAIYDVIVDMRPESPTYLAHIGVELSAENRRALYVPEMFAHGYQALTDGAEVVYQVGEFYTPGYERGLRYDDPILEISWPLNATEMSDKDRNWPLLESILIGV; translated from the coding sequence ATGATTTTTACCTCTACTAAACTTGCTGGTGCTTTCATTATTGACTTAGAAGAAAAGCCTGATTCTCGTGGTTTTTTTGCTCGAACTTTCTGCGCTGATGAATTTTTAGCACATGGCTTAAAACCAACAGTTGCCCAATGTAATCTTTCTTTTAATCATAAAAAAGGCACATTGCGGGGAATGCACTATCAAACTCTTCCCGCAGCGGAAACAAAATTAATTCGCTGCACTCAAGGAGCTATTTATGATGTGATTGTGGATATGCGTCCTGAATCTCCCACTTATCTAGCGCATATTGGTGTAGAACTGAGTGCAGAAAATCGTCGCGCTCTTTATGTCCCAGAAATGTTTGCTCATGGTTATCAAGCTTTAACAGATGGTGCAGAAGTTGTCTATCAAGTGGGTGAATTTTACACTCCTGGATATGAACGAGGTTTACGTTATGATGACCCAATTTTAGAAATTTCTTGGCCATTGAATGCAACGGAAATGTCTGATAAAGATCGGAATTGGCCGTTACTAGAATCTATTTTAATAGGAGTTTAA
- a CDS encoding glycosyltransferase: MKIALVHDYLTQRGGAERVFELLCKRYPDADIFTSLYDPQKSIDLGERIINTTFLQKIPGATKYFRMLAPLYFPAFRSLDLQDYDLIISSSTSFAKAVRKKPEARHICFCHNVTRFLWDTETYLREYGDYRYFAPLIERVFQMMRNVDLKYAQEPDLYIANSSIVAQRIRKIYHKQAIAINYPIDTSNFVFSDTKEEYYLASARMISYKRLDIIVEAFNWLGWNLLISGDGPEQERLKAHALPNIQFLGHVSDRERKDLFSKAKSIIVAALEDYGLVPVEANASGTPVIAYGAGGVLDTQIPGKTGVFFKRQTPCSLQAAILEAGEIAWDYETIRNHAVSNFSEQSFFSKVEQVIGKTSSSSNLF, translated from the coding sequence ATGAAAATAGCTCTCGTCCATGATTACTTAACTCAACGCGGTGGAGCAGAGCGCGTATTTGAATTACTGTGTAAACGCTATCCCGATGCTGACATTTTCACCTCATTATACGACCCGCAGAAAAGTATTGATTTAGGTGAACGAATTATCAATACCACATTTTTGCAAAAAATTCCTGGTGCAACCAAATATTTTCGGATGTTAGCTCCTTTGTATTTTCCTGCATTTCGTTCCTTGGATCTCCAAGATTATGACCTAATTATCAGCAGTAGCACCAGTTTTGCCAAAGCAGTACGGAAAAAACCTGAAGCTAGACATATTTGTTTTTGCCATAATGTTACCCGCTTTTTATGGGACACAGAAACATATTTACGGGAATACGGAGATTATAGATACTTTGCTCCTCTCATCGAAAGAGTTTTTCAAATGATGAGAAATGTAGACCTGAAATATGCTCAAGAACCCGATCTCTACATTGCTAACTCTAGCATTGTTGCCCAGCGAATTCGAAAAATTTATCACAAACAAGCCATTGCCATTAACTATCCAATTGATACTAGCAACTTTGTTTTTTCCGATACAAAAGAAGAATATTACTTGGCATCGGCGCGGATGATAAGTTATAAACGTCTTGATATAATAGTCGAAGCTTTTAATTGGTTAGGCTGGAACTTATTAATATCAGGTGATGGACCAGAACAAGAAAGATTAAAAGCCCACGCATTACCAAACATCCAATTTCTTGGTCATGTTAGTGATAGAGAACGTAAAGACTTATTTTCTAAAGCTAAGTCAATTATTGTTGCAGCTTTAGAAGATTATGGATTAGTTCCAGTCGAGGCAAACGCTAGTGGTACACCAGTTATTGCCTATGGAGCAGGTGGAGTCTTAGATACTCAAATACCAGGGAAAACTGGGGTGTTTTTCAAAAGACAAACACCATGCTCTTTACAAGCAGCAATACTCGAAGCTGGAGAAATAGCTTGGGATTACGAAACTATCCGTAATCATGCTGTTAGCAATTTCTCAGAACAGTCGTTCTTTAGTAAAGTTGAGCAAGTTATTGGTAAAACTAGTAGTTCGTCAAATTTATTTTGA
- the hepC gene encoding heterocyst development glycosyltransferase HepC, with the protein MPISVISSLNNNSIIPQSSENFNFLSCTLQWRRGKLLVKASEKLPQPHLAALENEASLIDCLKHSPVSLVSIDPKIGDSLLKVWANACQKANKPIFINISVYRKSPKKGNQIFRNLRIIIDWTWALFLLLFMSPVILGGLITIQIYSPKLLFDYEWYVGENRQLFRAIKFSSTAKHEMTNLIVVLGTFFLNNLSNGLNLFQGKFCLLNNRCLSLENAVKLSLEAQSKKLNQKHNFSGAWQIENKVNLPIV; encoded by the coding sequence ATGCCAATTTCAGTCATTTCTAGTCTAAATAATAACTCTATTATACCTCAGTCATCTGAAAATTTTAACTTCCTATCATGTACCTTGCAATGGCGGAGAGGAAAGTTATTAGTGAAAGCTTCTGAAAAATTGCCACAGCCCCATTTAGCTGCACTAGAAAATGAAGCATCGTTAATAGATTGCTTAAAACATTCTCCAGTTAGTTTAGTGAGCATAGATCCAAAAATTGGTGATTCTTTATTAAAAGTTTGGGCAAATGCTTGTCAAAAAGCTAATAAGCCGATATTTATAAACATTTCTGTTTATCGAAAATCGCCAAAAAAAGGTAATCAAATTTTCAGGAATTTACGAATCATAATTGATTGGACTTGGGCTTTATTTCTGCTGCTGTTTATGAGTCCAGTCATACTAGGAGGATTGATAACTATACAGATATATTCTCCCAAGTTGTTGTTTGATTATGAGTGGTATGTGGGAGAAAATAGACAACTTTTTCGAGCTATTAAATTTAGCTCAACAGCTAAACATGAAATGACTAATTTAATTGTTGTATTAGGTACATTTTTTCTAAATAATTTATCTAATGGATTGAATCTATTTCAAGGAAAATTTTGCCTACTTAATAATCGTTGTTTGTCTTTAGAAAATGCGGTTAAATTAAGCTTAGAAGCCCAGAGCAAAAAGTTAAATCAAAAACATAACTTCAGCGGTGCATGGCAAATAGAGAATAAGGTCAATTTGCCTATAGTTTAG
- a CDS encoding glycosyltransferase family 4 protein, with amino-acid sequence MKICIVTHKIRKGDGQGRVNYEVAQEAIRRGHDLTLLASEIAPELSENNAVSCIYIPVERYPTEFIRNFIFAKKSADWLRKNRANLDLIKVNGAITMGASDVNAVHFVHGSWLKSPVHISHKRKDLYGLYQWLFTAANAYWEKQAFCQSKIIITVSEKVAQELVNIGVPRSQIRVVVNGVDLQEFAPGVSLRTELGLPENVNLALFAGDIRISRKNLDTVLHALVKVPKLHLAVVGGTQDSPYPAMAKALNISERVHFLGYRRDMPQIQRASDLFVFPSRYEPFGLVVIEAMASGLPVITATTTGAADLVNPDCGIVLDDCDDVKALAEALELLNSDRSLRQQMGKIARTIAEQHSWSTMAQTYLNIFEELITHEKHSSHPHLSPSSRPSPVSESTATAN; translated from the coding sequence GTGAAAATTTGTATTGTTACCCACAAAATCAGAAAAGGTGATGGTCAAGGTAGAGTTAATTATGAAGTCGCTCAAGAAGCTATTCGGCGTGGTCATGATCTGACATTATTAGCTAGTGAAATTGCCCCAGAGTTATCTGAAAATAATGCTGTTAGTTGTATTTATATTCCAGTAGAAAGGTATCCTACGGAATTTATTCGCAATTTTATCTTTGCTAAAAAAAGTGCAGATTGGTTGCGTAAAAATCGAGCTAATTTGGATTTAATTAAAGTCAATGGCGCGATTACTATGGGGGCAAGTGATGTGAATGCTGTACATTTTGTGCATGGTTCATGGTTAAAATCGCCTGTGCATATTTCCCATAAACGTAAAGATTTGTACGGGTTATATCAATGGTTATTTACTGCGGCTAATGCTTATTGGGAAAAACAAGCTTTTTGCCAATCTAAAATTATTATTACTGTCTCAGAAAAAGTTGCCCAAGAATTAGTAAATATTGGTGTACCTCGTTCACAAATTCGGGTTGTTGTTAATGGTGTAGACTTACAAGAATTTGCTCCTGGTGTCAGTTTGCGGACGGAATTGGGATTGCCTGAGAATGTTAATTTGGCCTTATTTGCAGGTGATATTCGGATTTCCCGGAAGAACTTAGATACTGTACTTCATGCTTTGGTAAAAGTTCCTAAATTACATTTAGCAGTTGTCGGTGGTACTCAAGATAGCCCTTATCCGGCAATGGCAAAAGCATTAAATATTAGTGAAAGAGTGCATTTTTTAGGTTATCGCCGTGATATGCCCCAAATTCAACGGGCATCAGATTTATTTGTGTTTCCGTCCCGTTATGAACCCTTTGGACTTGTAGTGATTGAAGCGATGGCTTCAGGTTTGCCCGTGATTACCGCCACTACTACTGGTGCGGCTGATTTAGTTAATCCCGACTGTGGCATCGTTTTAGACGATTGTGATGATGTTAAGGCTTTAGCAGAGGCGCTGGAGTTGTTAAATAGCGATCGCTCACTGCGTCAACAAATGGGTAAAATTGCCCGGACTATTGCCGAGCAACATAGCTGGTCAACAATGGCACAAACCTATCTAAATATATTTGAGGAGTTAATCACCCATGAGAAACACAGTTCTCATCCCCACCTATCGCCGTCCTCAAGACCTAGCCCGGTGTCTGAAAGCACTGCAACAGCAAACTAA